The Lutra lutra chromosome 10, mLutLut1.2, whole genome shotgun sequence genome contains a region encoding:
- the LOC125080168 gene encoding LOW QUALITY PROTEIN: olfactory receptor 52B4-like (The sequence of the model RefSeq protein was modified relative to this genomic sequence to represent the inferred CDS: deleted 1 base in 1 codon) → MAALNHTGVSHMVFRLLGVPGLEDQHMWISIPFFISYVIALLGNSLLICIILTRRSLQEPMYLFLCMLAGADLVLSTCTVPQAFAIFWFHAGEISLDRCITQVFFLSSTFVSESGILVVMAFDCYIAICYPLRYTTILTPALIGKIGVTLCLRSYCIVFPIIFLLKRLTFCKNNILPNTTCKHIVLAHVSCNDIRVNIWYGIVVLVSTVVLDIVLIFISYVLILRAVFRIPSQAARHKALNTCGSHVCVIVLFYAPGIFSVLTQRFGHHISPYVHVLLANAYNLAPPMMNPIIYGIRTKQIRDQVAHVLFTMQK, encoded by the exons ATGGCTGCCTTAAACCACACTGGTGTTAGCCACATGGTCTTCCGCTTACTGGGCGTCCCGGGGCTAGAGGACCAGCACATGTGGATTTCCATCCCCTTCTTCATTTCCTATGTCATCGCCCTGCTTGGGAACAGCCTGCTCATCTGCATTATCCTCACAAGGCGCAGCCTCCAGGAACCCATGTACCTCTTCCTCTGCATGCTGGCTGGAGCAGATCTTGTCCTTTCCACGTGCACTGTACCTCAGGCCTTTGCCATCTTCTGGTTCCATGCTGGGGAGATCTCCCTGGATCGCTGTATCACTCaggtattctttctctcttccacttttGTTTCTGAGTCAGGGATCTTGGTGGTGATGGCATTTGACTGCTACATTGCCATATGCTACCCCCTGAGATACACCACTATACTTACACCTGCTCTGATTGGGAAAATTGGTGTGACCCTCTGTCTGAGAAGTTACTGTATTGTTTTCCCCATAATATTTCTTCTGAAAAGATTGACTTTCTGCAAAAATAACATCCTCCCA AACACAACTTGTAAACACATTGTCTTGGCCCATGTTTCCTGTAATGACATTCGAGTGAACATCTGGTATGGGATTGTTGTCCTAGTGTCAACAGTGGTCTTAGATATTgtgctaatttttatttcatatgtgCTGATTCTCCGTGCTGTTTTCCGCATCCCATCCCAAGCTGCACGCCACAAAGCTCTCAATACTTGTGGTTCCCATGTCTGTGTCATCGTCCTCTTTTATGCACCTGGCATCTTCTCTGTCCTCACTCAGCGATTTGGACATCACATCTCACCCTATGTCCATGTCCTCCTGGCCAATGCCTATAATCTGGCTCCACCTATGATGAATCCCATCATTTACGGAATCAGAACCAAACAGATCAGGGACCAGGTGGCTCATGTTTTGTTTACAATGCAGAAATGA